The following coding sequences lie in one Nitrospirota bacterium genomic window:
- a CDS encoding ATP-binding protein, producing the protein MERDRDEQSGRQSTAGSSDRGRGIVSLPCEDILQGMGTGIVVLDRAWRYTFINDKALELLGKQRHELLGRVVWEAYPDLAGADIEAAYRKVMDERAPVSFERFHSPLNVWLDLYVYPVDDGIALQFTDVTGRKRAEQERERLIADLERSNRELEQFAYVSSHDLQEPLRMVASYVQLLEKKYKGKLDEQADKYITYAVEGAVRMQKLIEGLLQYSRIATRGADFRPVDMNKVFDSAVANLTIAIRESRAAITKDDLPTVLGDETQLIQLLQNLIGNAMKFRKPDVPPAVHVSAKSEAGEWVFSVSDNGIGIKPEHFDRIFLIFQRLHTRQEHPGTGIGLALCKRIVERHHGRIWVKSTPREGTTFFFTIPLAAERR; encoded by the coding sequence ATGGAACGGGATAGGGATGAACAGAGCGGCAGGCAGAGTACTGCAGGCAGCTCGGACCGGGGCCGGGGAATAGTCTCTCTGCCCTGCGAAGACATACTGCAGGGTATGGGGACCGGCATCGTGGTCCTCGACCGCGCGTGGCGTTACACGTTCATCAACGACAAGGCGCTCGAGCTGCTGGGAAAGCAGAGACATGAGCTGCTGGGCAGGGTGGTATGGGAAGCCTATCCTGACCTCGCGGGCGCCGACATCGAAGCCGCTTACCGCAAAGTCATGGATGAGAGGGCGCCGGTCTCTTTCGAGAGGTTCCATTCCCCGCTGAACGTCTGGCTCGATCTGTATGTCTATCCGGTCGATGACGGTATCGCGCTCCAGTTTACCGATGTAACCGGCCGCAAGCGGGCAGAACAGGAACGGGAGCGGCTGATTGCCGATCTGGAGCGTTCAAACAGAGAGCTGGAACAGTTCGCCTATGTCTCTTCCCATGATCTCCAGGAACCGCTGCGCATGGTCGCCAGTTATGTACAGCTCCTCGAGAAGAAGTACAAAGGAAAACTGGATGAGCAGGCCGACAAGTACATCACCTATGCCGTGGAGGGCGCAGTACGCATGCAGAAGCTCATCGAGGGGCTCCTGCAGTATTCGCGCATCGCCACGCGCGGAGCCGATTTCAGGCCTGTCGACATGAATAAGGTGTTCGATAGCGCCGTGGCGAACCTCACGATTGCAATCCGGGAAAGCCGGGCAGCAATCACCAAAGACGATCTGCCTACCGTACTCGGCGATGAGACCCAGCTCATACAGCTGCTGCAGAATCTCATCGGGAACGCTATGAAGTTCAGAAAGCCCGATGTCCCTCCGGCAGTGCATGTCTCGGCAAAGAGTGAGGCAGGAGAATGGGTCTTTTCCGTCTCGGACAACGGTATCGGGATCAAGCCCGAGCACTTCGACCGCATCTTCCTGATCTTCCAGCGGCTGCATACGCGCCAGGAGCACCCCGGCACCGGCATAGGGCTCGCCTTGTGCAAACGGATCGTGGAGCGCCACCACGGACGCATCTGGGTCAAATCGACGCCCCGCGAAGGGACTACCTTCTTCTTTACGATACCCCTTGCAGCAGAGAGGAGATGA
- a CDS encoding hybrid sensor histidine kinase/response regulator, producing MSRQHKDSVILVVDDDPFVLHSASLVLGAYGYQVIAAENAREALDRFRSNPVDAVLTDVKMPGVSGIELLEQLRLLDPDIPVILMTAYADLEVAIDAVKKGAFDFITKPYKPDHLLHALEKAVRYRKLIQVEQDYRRILEEFNKEMETLIAERTMSLMALALADRVRNPAATISGTGKRLLAKEKLPERVREGLSDMVAEAERLDGIVGEFQEILKSRRSLFSYEDLNSITGSVAAIVVREAADRGIEMSVDLSTQPLRINAEKNLLRVAIFHILRNALEATPAGGSVSVSTRAEGEDVVLTIADTGSGIPPEEVSRIFDPFYSTKEHQFGMGLPLAKQIIEEHLGAIDVESEPGRGTAFRLRFPARWFEKVPFSEKAR from the coding sequence GTGAGCCGGCAGCACAAGGATAGCGTCATCCTCGTCGTCGACGACGATCCCTTCGTCCTCCATTCGGCGTCGCTCGTCCTCGGCGCCTACGGCTACCAGGTGATCGCCGCCGAGAATGCGCGGGAGGCGCTCGACCGCTTCCGGAGCAACCCTGTCGATGCGGTGCTGACGGACGTCAAGATGCCCGGCGTCTCGGGCATCGAGCTCCTGGAGCAGCTCCGCCTGCTCGACCCCGACATCCCGGTCATCCTCATGACCGCCTATGCCGACCTCGAGGTAGCGATCGACGCGGTGAAGAAAGGGGCCTTCGACTTCATCACCAAACCGTACAAGCCCGACCACCTGCTGCACGCCCTCGAAAAAGCGGTCAGGTACCGGAAGCTCATCCAGGTGGAGCAGGACTACCGCCGCATTCTCGAAGAGTTCAACAAGGAGATGGAGACGCTCATCGCCGAGCGGACCATGAGCCTGATGGCCCTCGCCCTCGCCGACCGGGTGCGGAACCCTGCTGCGACGATCAGCGGGACCGGGAAACGGCTCCTCGCGAAAGAGAAGCTCCCGGAGCGGGTGCGGGAGGGGCTTTCGGACATGGTCGCCGAGGCGGAACGCCTCGACGGCATCGTCGGGGAGTTCCAGGAGATCCTGAAGAGCCGCCGGTCGCTCTTCTCCTACGAAGACCTCAACAGCATCACGGGCAGCGTTGCGGCGATCGTGGTGAGGGAAGCCGCAGACCGGGGCATCGAGATGTCCGTCGATCTCTCGACGCAGCCGCTGCGCATCAACGCGGAAAAGAACCTGCTCCGGGTCGCGATCTTCCATATCCTGCGCAACGCGCTCGAAGCGACCCCTGCCGGGGGAAGCGTAAGCGTCTCCACCCGCGCCGAAGGAGAGGACGTGGTGCTCACCATCGCCGATACCGGCTCCGGCATTCCCCCCGAAGAGGTGAGCAGGATATTCGACCCCTTCTACAGCACCAAGGAGCACCAGTTCGGCATGGGCCTCCCCCTCGCAAAGCAGATTATCGAAGAGCATCTCGGCGCCATCGATGTCGAGAGCGAGCCCGGCAGAGGCACCGCCTTCCGCCTCCGCTTCCCGGCCCGCTGGTTCGAGAAGGTCCCCTTCAGCGAGAAAGCCCGCTGA
- a CDS encoding PAS domain S-box protein codes for MNSDTVRSRLIPLKVALVYALIGVTWILFSDMLLASIATDPAELSRLQTYKGWFYIMATSLVLYALVNRYVLRIRRSEEELGEANQTLYSLIQASPVAIIALDPEGNVTLWNPAAERIFGWSAEETIGRPSPIVPEHLREEYHSLRSRALGGEVVSGVELQRRRKDGTLIDVSLSTAPLFTPEHAIAGTMVLISDITTRKRAEAALRESEERYRIVVETAWDAIITIDEESTILFANPAVEKIFGCRPEELLGQPVTVLMPQRMRQLHLEAIRQHIRTGERHMPWGGIELPGLHKSGREIPLEISYGEFKKEGRLIFVGFLRDITERKTAEESLRRSERKYRALFEESKDVVSISTPEGRLIDINPAGVELFGYASREELLGVDMARDLYFRPEERERLKKEMAERGFVRDFEIEMRRKNGDRLTVLVTATTVRDETGAVIAYRGFMRDITNQKKLEQQLIQAQKMEAVGKLAGGVAHDFNNILTAIISYGNLLQMSLTADDPSRTYIDQILALADRAAILTQSLLAFSRRQIMNPREVDLNEIIDRIEKILSRLIGEDVELRVSRSGESLPVMADVGQVEQVLMNLATNARDAMPEGGVLSISTEQRVITGEFVRSHGYGAPGVFALIKVSDTGVGMDEATRTRIFEPFFTTKEMGKGTGLGLAIVWGIVKQHNGYINVYSEPGKGTTFRIYLPLVTAGAGKEPSAAPLPALATGAETILVAEDETAVRDTTVALLEKFGYRVITAADGEEAVRKFGENRDDIQLLLFDVVMPKKNGREAYEAIRRLKPGIKVLFTSGYASDIMYKRGILEEGFDFISKPFTPRDLLNKVREVLSREPAAQG; via the coding sequence ATGAATAGCGACACCGTACGGTCGAGGCTCATACCGCTCAAGGTTGCGCTCGTCTATGCGCTGATCGGCGTCACCTGGATCCTCTTTTCCGATATGCTGCTCGCCTCGATCGCCACCGATCCTGCGGAGCTGAGCCGCCTGCAGACGTATAAAGGCTGGTTCTATATCATGGCTACGTCGCTGGTGCTTTATGCGCTCGTCAACCGCTATGTCCTCAGGATCCGCCGGTCGGAGGAGGAGCTGGGGGAGGCAAACCAGACCCTCTACTCGCTCATTCAGGCCTCGCCTGTCGCCATCATCGCCCTCGACCCCGAAGGGAACGTGACGCTCTGGAACCCGGCCGCCGAGCGCATCTTCGGCTGGAGCGCGGAGGAGACGATCGGCCGCCCGAGCCCGATCGTCCCGGAGCACCTGCGCGAGGAATACCACTCCCTGCGGAGCCGCGCCCTGGGGGGAGAGGTCGTGTCCGGCGTGGAGCTCCAGCGCCGCAGGAAGGACGGCACGCTCATCGACGTCAGCCTCTCGACCGCTCCGCTGTTCACTCCCGAACACGCGATAGCCGGCACCATGGTGCTCATCTCGGATATCACCACGCGCAAGCGGGCCGAGGCAGCCCTCCGCGAGAGCGAAGAGCGGTACCGTATCGTCGTCGAGACCGCCTGGGACGCCATCATCACCATCGACGAAGAGAGCACGATCCTCTTCGCCAATCCCGCAGTCGAAAAGATATTCGGCTGCCGCCCGGAGGAACTGCTCGGGCAGCCGGTCACCGTCCTGATGCCCCAACGGATGCGGCAGCTCCATCTCGAGGCGATCAGGCAGCATATACGCACCGGCGAGCGGCACATGCCGTGGGGCGGCATAGAGCTGCCGGGACTCCACAAGAGCGGCCGGGAGATCCCGCTCGAAATCTCCTACGGAGAGTTCAAAAAAGAAGGCCGCCTTATCTTCGTCGGCTTCCTCCGCGATATTACCGAACGGAAGACCGCCGAGGAGTCATTGCGGAGATCGGAGAGAAAATACCGGGCCCTTTTCGAGGAGTCGAAAGACGTCGTCTCCATCAGCACGCCGGAGGGGAGGCTGATCGACATCAATCCCGCCGGTGTCGAGCTCTTCGGGTACGCGTCGCGGGAGGAGCTCCTCGGCGTGGATATGGCGCGTGACCTCTATTTCCGGCCGGAGGAGCGCGAACGGCTGAAAAAAGAGATGGCAGAGCGGGGATTCGTCAGAGACTTCGAGATAGAGATGAGGAGGAAGAACGGAGACCGGCTGACCGTGCTCGTGACCGCCACCACGGTACGCGATGAAACGGGAGCGGTCATCGCGTACCGCGGGTTCATGCGGGACATCACGAACCAGAAGAAGCTCGAGCAGCAGCTCATTCAAGCCCAGAAGATGGAAGCGGTCGGCAAGCTCGCCGGCGGCGTCGCCCACGACTTCAACAATATCCTGACGGCGATCATCAGTTACGGCAATCTCTTGCAGATGTCGCTGACTGCGGACGATCCCTCCCGCACCTATATCGACCAGATCCTCGCCCTCGCCGACCGGGCGGCGATCCTCACCCAGAGCCTCCTCGCCTTCAGCAGGCGGCAGATCATGAACCCCCGCGAGGTAGACCTGAACGAGATCATCGACAGGATAGAAAAAATCCTCTCCCGCCTCATCGGCGAGGACGTGGAGCTGCGCGTCAGCCGGAGCGGGGAATCGCTGCCGGTCATGGCTGACGTGGGCCAGGTAGAGCAGGTGCTGATGAACCTCGCCACCAATGCCCGCGACGCCATGCCCGAAGGCGGCGTCCTCAGCATCAGCACGGAACAGCGGGTGATAACCGGGGAGTTCGTCCGGAGCCACGGCTACGGGGCCCCGGGCGTCTTCGCCCTCATCAAGGTATCGGATACCGGGGTCGGCATGGATGAAGCGACGAGGACGCGCATCTTCGAGCCCTTCTTCACCACCAAGGAAATGGGGAAGGGAACGGGCCTCGGCCTCGCGATCGTCTGGGGCATCGTCAAACAGCACAACGGCTACATCAACGTCTACAGCGAACCGGGGAAGGGAACAACGTTCAGGATCTATCTCCCGCTCGTAACAGCCGGCGCAGGGAAGGAGCCCTCCGCTGCCCCGCTTCCCGCCCTTGCGACAGGCGCCGAAACGATCCTCGTCGCTGAGGACGAAACTGCGGTCAGGGACACGACCGTGGCGCTCCTCGAGAAGTTCGGGTACCGGGTCATTACGGCAGCGGACGGCGAGGAGGCGGTGCGGAAGTTCGGCGAGAACAGGGATGACATACAGCTCCTCCTCTTCGACGTGGTAATGCCGAAGAAGAACGGCAGGGAGGCGTACGAGGCGATACGGCGGCTCAAGCCCGGCATCAAGGTGCTCTTTACGAGCGGCTATGCATCGGATATCATGTATAAACGAGGCATTCTCGAAGAGGGATTCGACTTCATATCCAAACCCTTCACGCCCCGCGATCTGCTGAACAAGGTGAGGGAGGTCCTGAGCCGTGAGCCGGCAGCACAAGGATAG
- the gltB gene encoding glutamate synthase large subunit, translating to MQKNIREHPDSTGSCGVGFICTLAGTKSHDIVLRGTEAVKNLTHRGAVGADGKTGDGAGVLIQIPQELFRGEVARKGYSLADAATLAVGTFFLSDDAEPSIEEVFRRRTFTVIGWRDVPTDRNALGASALRTMPRIRHLLLDTVQIPAPRRESRLYLARKEIERTLASSVYVASLSTKTIVYKGLLAATHLAEFYPDLRDPSVGSAFCMFHQRFSTNTLPDWSIAQPFRVIAHNGEINTIQGNRNRMVTFEHMVRHELFGGEPLHPLVSREESDSASLDRIVELLVLSGFPPAHALLMCIPPAWEHAPFSDEVKAFLEYQSLLMKPWDGPAAVTFTDGVTIGAHLDRNGLRPLRYLVTDDGLMVMGSETGMVDLGKRTVVERGRLGPGDIVTVDTARGVLKHTDEILGELAAQRPYREWLDRFFLKLGETRIPVPRHDHDLIRKQKAFGYTAEELRTSLKTMAETGREMTYSMGDDTPLPPLSARPQLLFRYFKQKFSQVTNPPIDYIREREVMSLSMNLGRKRSFLAEMPEHARRIHLDSPLLLESTMREIERQPSITFQRILTTFPCSEPTPFLPHSVAALQQQVLQAVQGGVELLILSDIDISRRHAAIPVLLAVSASFKALQRERLADRVSIIAETGEARDIHHIACLIGYGASAVYPYLAFETVHDECRRGAVAVPYEDAARNYKRAIDEGLLKVIARMGISTLNSYRGAQLFDAVCLNRDFVDEFFTGTPVVIEADGIAALEESLLDRHNSGYEEPHPVLEYGGELHYRKGGELHAWSAPLVAAINKFIKTPSDAAYRELSRAAGEQPLFLRHLLGYKEGRPLPVGEAEAEEAVLRRFFSGAMSIGALSPEAHETIAEACNRLGIRSNSGEGGEDPRRYGGPKNSAIKQVASGRFGVTPAYLASADEIEIKIAQGAKPGEGGHLPGSKVSGYIALLRHCTPGIPLISPPPHHDIYSIEDLAQLINDLKEANPEAKVCVKLVAQTGVGTVAAGVAKAYADIVQISGGEGGTGASPLGSIRHAGGPWETGLLEAHRVLMENGLRERVVLRVDGGLRTGRDVIIAALLGAEEFGFGTATMIAAGCVMARQCHLNTCPTGIATQDEKLRGRFRGTVEGVMTYFRAVARETRELLARMGRRSLEEIIGRTDLLAPEPHQLHPAARRFGLGTLLAGEDSGLRRAGPAGRNDNPANAATLNTRLVEELSPFIENGRQIRREYPIRNVDRSVPARLSHVIARRYGDEGLPPDTLQLTFRGTAGQSFGAFNHRGVSLTLIGEANDYVGKGMFGGRIVMRFPEDGGGAPEPHRQVIAGNTVLYGATGGELYAAGRAGERFAVRNSGATAVAEGVGHHLCEYMTRGTVVVLGATGGNIGAGMTGGVLYLWDEDRTAAAKLNTDYVTAAALTDEERGEVVALLRAHYRYTASPKACELLAESGEKAAHFIKVVPVHVRAASAAYAAALRA from the coding sequence ATGCAGAAGAACATTCGCGAGCATCCGGACAGCACCGGCTCCTGCGGCGTCGGCTTCATCTGTACTCTCGCAGGGACCAAAAGCCATGATATCGTCCTCCGGGGGACCGAAGCCGTAAAGAACCTTACTCATCGGGGCGCCGTCGGCGCGGACGGGAAGACCGGCGACGGCGCCGGGGTCCTCATCCAGATACCGCAGGAGCTCTTCCGCGGGGAGGTAGCCCGAAAGGGCTACTCCCTGGCGGACGCGGCAACGCTCGCCGTGGGAACGTTCTTCCTCTCCGATGATGCAGAGCCGTCCATAGAGGAAGTATTCAGGAGGCGGACGTTCACGGTCATCGGCTGGCGGGACGTTCCCACCGACAGGAATGCCCTCGGCGCATCGGCGCTCCGCACCATGCCGCGGATACGGCACCTCCTCCTCGATACTGTGCAGATCCCGGCGCCGCGCCGCGAGAGCCGGCTGTACCTCGCGCGAAAAGAGATCGAGCGGACCCTCGCCTCTTCAGTGTATGTCGCCTCGCTCTCCACGAAGACGATCGTCTACAAGGGGCTGCTGGCGGCAACGCATCTCGCCGAATTCTATCCCGACCTGCGCGACCCCTCTGTCGGGTCGGCCTTCTGCATGTTCCACCAGCGCTTCTCGACCAACACCCTCCCCGACTGGTCGATCGCGCAGCCCTTCAGGGTCATCGCCCACAACGGCGAGATCAACACCATTCAGGGCAACAGGAACCGGATGGTCACCTTCGAGCATATGGTGCGGCACGAGCTCTTCGGCGGCGAGCCGCTGCACCCCCTCGTCTCGCGGGAAGAGAGCGACTCCGCCTCGCTCGACAGGATCGTGGAGCTGCTGGTGCTCTCGGGGTTCCCGCCGGCCCACGCGCTCCTCATGTGCATCCCGCCCGCCTGGGAGCACGCACCCTTCAGCGACGAGGTGAAGGCCTTTCTCGAATACCAGTCGCTGCTCATGAAGCCCTGGGACGGCCCTGCTGCCGTAACCTTCACCGACGGCGTCACGATCGGCGCCCACCTCGACCGCAACGGCCTGAGGCCCCTCCGTTACCTGGTGACCGATGACGGGCTCATGGTGATGGGGTCCGAGACGGGCATGGTGGACCTCGGCAAGCGGACTGTCGTGGAGAGGGGCCGCCTGGGTCCCGGCGATATCGTCACCGTCGATACCGCACGGGGCGTACTGAAGCATACCGACGAGATACTCGGGGAGCTGGCAGCGCAGAGGCCCTACCGGGAGTGGCTCGACCGCTTTTTCCTCAAGCTCGGGGAGACACGCATTCCCGTTCCGCGGCATGACCACGACCTCATCCGCAAACAGAAGGCCTTCGGGTACACGGCCGAAGAGCTCCGGACCTCCCTGAAGACGATGGCGGAGACAGGCAGGGAGATGACCTACTCCATGGGAGACGATACGCCCCTCCCTCCCCTGTCCGCACGCCCGCAGCTCCTCTTCAGGTACTTCAAGCAGAAGTTCTCGCAGGTCACGAATCCTCCCATCGACTATATCCGGGAGCGGGAGGTGATGTCGCTCTCCATGAACCTCGGCCGGAAACGGAGCTTCCTCGCCGAGATGCCGGAGCACGCCCGCCGGATCCACCTGGACTCTCCGCTCCTGCTCGAGAGCACCATGCGGGAGATCGAGCGGCAGCCCTCTATCACCTTCCAGCGGATACTGACGACCTTTCCCTGCTCGGAGCCGACGCCCTTTCTCCCCCACTCGGTAGCAGCGCTCCAGCAGCAGGTGCTCCAGGCGGTACAGGGCGGGGTCGAGCTCCTCATCCTCTCGGACATCGATATCTCCCGGCGCCACGCGGCGATCCCGGTCCTGCTCGCTGTCTCGGCCTCCTTCAAGGCCCTGCAGCGGGAGCGCCTCGCCGACCGGGTCAGCATCATCGCCGAGACCGGGGAGGCGCGGGATATACACCATATCGCCTGCCTCATCGGCTACGGCGCTTCCGCGGTCTATCCCTATCTCGCATTCGAGACGGTCCATGACGAGTGCCGGAGAGGAGCGGTCGCCGTCCCCTACGAGGACGCGGCGCGCAACTACAAGCGGGCTATCGATGAAGGACTGCTCAAGGTGATCGCGCGCATGGGCATTTCGACCCTCAATTCCTATCGCGGCGCACAGCTCTTCGATGCCGTATGCCTGAACAGGGACTTCGTCGACGAGTTCTTCACCGGCACCCCGGTCGTGATCGAGGCGGACGGCATCGCTGCGCTCGAAGAGTCGCTCCTCGATCGGCACAACAGCGGCTACGAGGAGCCGCACCCCGTGCTCGAGTACGGCGGCGAGCTGCACTACCGGAAAGGGGGGGAACTGCATGCGTGGTCTGCTCCCCTGGTAGCCGCGATCAATAAGTTCATCAAGACTCCTTCCGATGCCGCCTATCGCGAACTCTCCCGGGCGGCCGGGGAGCAGCCTCTCTTTCTGCGCCATCTCCTCGGCTATAAGGAAGGGCGTCCCCTCCCGGTCGGCGAGGCAGAGGCGGAAGAGGCGGTCCTCAGGAGGTTCTTCTCCGGGGCCATGTCCATCGGCGCGCTCTCTCCCGAGGCGCACGAGACGATCGCCGAGGCCTGCAACCGCCTCGGCATCAGGAGCAACAGCGGCGAGGGGGGAGAAGACCCCCGGCGGTACGGGGGGCCGAAGAACAGCGCGATCAAGCAGGTCGCCTCCGGGAGATTCGGGGTCACGCCGGCCTATCTCGCATCCGCTGACGAGATCGAGATCAAGATAGCCCAGGGAGCGAAGCCCGGCGAAGGCGGCCATCTCCCCGGCTCCAAGGTGAGCGGTTACATCGCCCTGCTGCGCCACTGCACGCCGGGCATACCGCTCATCTCGCCGCCGCCGCACCACGATATCTACTCTATCGAAGACCTCGCCCAGCTCATCAACGACCTCAAGGAGGCGAATCCCGAAGCGAAAGTCTGCGTGAAGCTCGTGGCGCAGACAGGGGTCGGCACCGTCGCTGCAGGCGTGGCAAAGGCCTATGCCGATATCGTCCAGATCAGCGGCGGCGAGGGCGGCACCGGCGCCTCCCCGCTCGGGTCGATACGGCACGCGGGAGGGCCCTGGGAGACAGGGCTCCTCGAAGCGCACCGCGTGCTGATGGAGAACGGCCTCCGGGAACGGGTGGTGCTCCGGGTAGACGGCGGGCTCAGGACAGGCAGGGACGTCATCATCGCGGCGCTCCTCGGCGCAGAGGAGTTCGGGTTCGGCACCGCGACGATGATCGCCGCCGGGTGCGTCATGGCGCGGCAGTGCCACCTTAACACCTGTCCCACCGGCATCGCCACCCAGGACGAAAAGCTCCGCGGCAGGTTCAGGGGCACGGTTGAAGGAGTAATGACCTACTTCAGGGCCGTCGCCCGGGAGACGCGGGAGCTGCTCGCCCGTATGGGCCGCCGGTCGCTCGAGGAGATAATCGGGCGGACCGACCTGCTCGCGCCGGAGCCGCACCAGCTCCATCCCGCTGCACGGAGGTTCGGCCTCGGCACGCTCCTGGCAGGAGAGGACAGCGGCCTCCGGCGTGCAGGGCCCGCCGGACGCAACGACAACCCTGCGAATGCCGCCACGCTGAACACCCGGCTCGTCGAGGAGCTGTCTCCCTTCATCGAAAATGGCCGGCAGATCCGGCGGGAGTACCCGATACGCAATGTCGACCGCAGCGTTCCGGCGCGGCTCAGCCATGTCATCGCCAGACGTTACGGGGACGAGGGGCTTCCTCCCGATACGCTCCAGCTCACCTTCAGGGGCACGGCGGGCCAGAGCTTCGGCGCCTTCAACCACCGCGGCGTGTCCCTGACGCTCATCGGCGAGGCCAATGACTACGTCGGGAAGGGGATGTTCGGGGGACGGATCGTCATGAGATTCCCCGAAGACGGCGGCGGCGCCCCCGAGCCGCACCGGCAGGTGATCGCGGGGAATACCGTACTCTACGGCGCTACCGGCGGAGAGTTGTATGCCGCAGGCAGGGCGGGCGAACGCTTTGCGGTCCGGAACAGCGGGGCGACCGCCGTTGCCGAGGGCGTCGGCCACCACCTCTGCGAGTATATGACGAGGGGTACAGTCGTGGTACTCGGCGCGACCGGAGGCAACATAGGCGCCGGCATGACCGGCGGCGTGCTCTATCTCTGGGATGAAGACCGCACTGCCGCAGCGAAGCTCAATACCGATTATGTTACCGCCGCCGCGCTCACCGATGAGGAGCGTGGCGAGGTCGTGGCCCTCCTCCGCGCTCACTACCGGTACACGGCGAGCCCGAAGGCGTGCGAATTGCTGGCCGAATCCGGAGAAAAGGCAGCGCACTTCATAAAGGTGGTGCCCGTGCATGTCCGGGCAGCGAGCGCCGCCTATGCGGCCGCCCTCAGGGCATGA
- a CDS encoding response regulator yields the protein MKQELCRPIEILLIEDNPGDVDLVREALSEAKVRNELHVATDGEEAMKFLRREGHYADAPVPDLILLDLNLPVKNGREVLAEIKSDPELGIIPVVVLTTSKEETDIIKSYRLHANCYITKPVDFEQFLNVVKSIEDFWFTIVKLPCMARSS from the coding sequence ATGAAACAAGAGCTTTGCAGACCGATCGAAATCCTGCTCATCGAGGACAACCCGGGTGATGTCGATCTCGTGCGGGAGGCGCTGAGTGAAGCCAAAGTGCGGAACGAGCTCCATGTCGCCACGGACGGGGAGGAGGCGATGAAATTCCTCAGACGAGAGGGGCACTATGCGGATGCGCCGGTCCCCGACCTCATCCTGCTCGACCTGAACCTTCCGGTAAAGAACGGCAGAGAGGTGCTCGCGGAGATCAAGAGCGACCCCGAGCTCGGTATCATTCCCGTAGTCGTACTCACCACCTCGAAAGAGGAAACGGACATCATAAAATCCTACAGGCTCCATGCAAACTGCTATATCACCAAGCCGGTCGATTTCGAGCAGTTCCTGAATGTGGTGAAATCGATAGAGGACTTCTGGTTCACCATCGTCAAACTGCCCTGCATGGCGCGATCGTCGTAA